The sequence AGGAATTAGCCTAGTACATTCTTCTTCCAGTATTTATTGTAAGTAATTAGGAGTATTTTACTGCTGTCAAAGACACGAGTTATCAACTGCcattaaatcaattttaccGATGAAAATATGGAACCAAagcggattttttaaatgctcCATCAATCAACTCCGACGAGATTTTTGTCtcaatctctctctatctgtatCATATCAATCTACAAAAGTTTGAATCAAATAGAATTTATCGGAAATCATTTCAAATCGTAATTTTGAAAGATTAAGATGAAGTGGAGCGAAGGATGACTGACTAGTTGTcatagaaattatttaaacaaatctATGGAGTTAACTAAATTGACGCAAATGTcaagaaatattttgtataatttatagacattgtcgtaattttaattgctaaatttcccttttttatcaaaattatatgATTAGACCATTTGCATTTTCCACCCCGAACACATTGACCAATGAGGAAAAAGTCTTATGTATGAAGTTAGCCAATGACCTATGGGGCTAACTTAATTTATGCGCTCGTGCtttcttataattaatataatttagaGTCATATCTTTGAAGTTTTACTTAACGctaatgattatttataattttttattttttttaaggtacatgtcatttttttcgcatcatCTCCTCACTCCACTTCTCTAATTAAACAAATAGGCGTAATTTACctggaataataaattaattgtacAGCTTTCTGTACGTTGCTCCTATACGCAACGATGCAATGTTAATTATCATTCATAATTACGTAGcttcgaaaaataataaatttaagaaTTCAGACATCGTTGCCATATGAGGAATAGAGAATCATTACGAGAGATTACATTACGAGAATCATGGAAAGAGGAGTAATGACGACTAAGATAATGAAATTCTGTTAATCTCGATAGAAACGAAATAGCAATTCGACAggaatttgttatttatttgtgaCAATCCTTTGATTGACGCTGAAACGCGaggattaaataataattagctTAAATAGTACGAGTAGTAATGACTCATTgagtaaatataaattatattgaatTATATTAAAACTTATTTAGGTTGTGATGGAATCAGTGGGGGAGAGGTAAATCTTAACAAGTTGAATTACCATTTTAATTACGAGAATTGTAATGCAAGGTTGTGTGGAACGCCTCGCGATTACGTCCAAGagtaaattattaaatgaatTACTATTTTACGTTCAATGTCCAAAGATTTACTGCTGGCTGGTTGTTATAATTGACTTCCTCCTTAAGTGTATATAATATACTGAttataattgataattgacgATTCGATTTATGAGTATTCGAGGGAATTTAACAGCCCCCATTTATCGGACCAATTGATGCATTTGtatgttttttacatttttatttttattgaaaatcgtGAGACGAGTGTTCTGCATATCTACTCCACATTTTTGTTAACActgaacaacaaaaaaatatatcgtgtAGTTTAATGGTGAGATTTTATACTTTTTTGCAAATATCTGAAAATGTACTGGggtttttgaaaaatgggaGACCTTTTGTGCTGAAAATTTAACGATTTACAGAAACCGTTGTTACATCTTATAAATTGATAAACTATGATAAGTGcattcttccatttttttacaatacaGCTACCACAAAATTTTTGGATGACATTTAACCCAAAAAACAATCATTTTTGAACAATGCACTTATTTTAGTATTTGTGAATATTCTCCCCacgaattttcaattaccaAAACGGTCCGCAATTAATCTCATTCATTACCTCGATTTCCGAAAAAAGCattatcatgattttttatatttttctcaatgattTATCGACGTATTCACAAAATGCGATTCACCACTCGACTACCTAATTAAATCGAAAAATCATGGGCTTGTAATTTTTATGAGTGCAGAGGCAGACTGTGATCCGCATCGGGTGTTCTTAGTCttcgaaaaattgtttttaccaTGAATACGAAATAATCCGTGTATGAGTAAAGGGAGgtgtaaaattaatgaataattaattaactacaCTGGAATGGAGTAATCACAGACGTGAAGACGATATGAGTTATGCGAACGTCCGTACGTACGTAGCTtagaattattataaataattggttGACAATGTTAttgaattatatatgaatGAGAATCTTGGAAGAAACTGAAAGGGCTGTATATAAAATGTATACAATGCGTACATTTAAAATATGGGATGGAAATAAGTGGCATAAGGGTTGATTATGTAAACCACGCACACATACGAGGACGAGTGAAGGCGTCTATgtatgaattatatggatatACTCCGACTCTGTGTATAAACAGAATAAAAtcgtatattaaaaaaatggaggaattATTTATACAGCGGCGTTTCATTCATGAggcgatttgcgatttttcggGAGCTCTGGAATCGATTCCtacgtttttcgcatttttctcagcTGCTGGAGGTCCTAGAGCATAAGGCCCTAAGTCCAGGTACCCTATTCTCTGTGATTATGCCTTACCAACAGACACGTTCACCATCGTCGTCCATCTCCCCCATAATCTCTGATATAGTTTTTTAATTGGACTCAAGCTCCATCGGCCTGGTAGATATTGTCAAGAGCTAACTCTTATCAATGTTTACCAATGTTTATTGAACAGTAATAACGTTCTtggatctttttttttattattcattccatACATATTGCATTTACATattaaatttacataaaaattaagcgagaacgaaaaataatcactgctgataaatattttctcgacAGCCATCTAGAGACACTAGTAATTATCATAATCCCAGATTAATTATTGGTGTGCAGATTTGAGGTAGCTAGCAGGGATGATGTGTATGACAGTGTTGTAAAAATAGACTGCAACAGATAATCAATGGATATACTATCGGGCTAACAAGTACATATAATTACTTGAAGTAAGTTGTCAGCTCACCTTCCTCACCAGAATCAGAGAAGGTGTGTAGCACTTTCCCACCGTAAGTTTCAGAGGAATTGCCGATTGTCGAATGATAAACAGCAGATCCCGtgaaatttttggatttttcgttGTCCATTGAATAGAATAAGCAACTTCACCGAGGGAGCGGCTGTTTTCTTGACATATGTCCACGACCCAACAGCTTAAAGTTATTCCCACGTAAACGGTCAGTGACCATACAAGCTCCACTAGAGCTTTTACATACTCCTGTTTTATTAACAACTACATAAAAAAGGAAGAAGTacgaaatttattcattgctTCCTTGAACTTAATAAATTGTTATCTCTTTACAATCTGGGGATTAAATTAGAGGGGTAATTGTGctcattgaatgaaaattttacctCTGCAGCTAAGAATCCTCCCATACAGCCGTAAAGTATCGCTACAAATAAGATCATGAGGAGAGCCATTTGAAAATGATCCTCAACtttcttcagaaaattccaaatttgaaCCTGAGTTTCAACAATACACTTTAAACAATTACACTCTATGCCACCTCCGTACATACTCGCAGAGGTATCCCCGTCTGATGAATGATTGATTCTCCCTTGATATTTACTTATCCTGTTTCCCAACATTTTTAGCTGTGCACTAGTGTGGGAGATCAGAACAATGTACGCGATCAGCGTTCCGTCAAAGAATATCCAGCTTAGACCCACCGCAATGCTGCACGCGGCAGCCCATAAAACATTGATGAGTACATTGGAGGAGACGGACCGGTACCAGTAATGATTTGCTGACCATTGTTCTCCTTTAATTATTGCCGCGAGTGAACTTGCATTGATATCAatcaaaacatctgtataaACCAGATGATATCAGTGGACGACAATCAGGTAATTTATTTGACAATTtgtgttctaatttttatGGTAATTAGTTTAAAAAAGTAGTCGCAAAATGAATACTTTCTGTTTGAAATTGTCCGTCTAATCTCGACCGTTTTAGAGAGGGCCAACGGTTGATCGGATTGATGCAAAAAATCGATCCTTTTGATGTTGTACCGTCAGTCAATGATTTGCAAAGTTTTATAGTCTCAAAGTTTCGCGAAAAATCAGCTAAATCATGCAACATGAAGAGGTAACTCTAGTAACTCCTTAACTTACCCAGGTATACTACGATCTCTATTATTCCATATACAGTTagaattttcatcgaaaaacGAGCATAGTAATGCAAAACTATGGTATCCTCCCTGGACAAAGGCGACTTCCAAATATCTCGAACTTCTCCCAACATAGACCGGACACCATGTGATTTGCAATAGAAAAGAACCGCAATAGTTGctatggaaatatcgtagACCGAAGTACTGATATTAAGAAAACGGTTCCGCACATCTTCTTCCTCGTCGAACATTATGATGACTCGCGGAACAActataaatacaaaataaatcgCAAGGCAAATGACGAATTTTATTCCACTATTTCCCATCTCTGGCCAGATACCAAGAGCACCAAGTACTAAGCGAGGAATTCGCATGGCCCACCGATAATTATCATCACTTGAATGCTGATCAAATTGGCGATTCCATATTCCACAGAGTCCCGACATTTTTTTCGTACTTGCGTTTATTTCGCAGTATCAGAATTGACACTGCAGGTTGTTTATTGATATGGAAACCTTCGGGCCGAAGGATATGTATATACATAGCATGATCAATAATTTTAAGAATGCTCATTACATCTTACAGTCTTAACAATTGTCACCAATTCACATTCATAGGAGCCCTGGGATTTAACTCCATAAAGTGGTGTCCTGGGACCTTATGGGATCGATGGTTCAAGGTCTTTCGCGAAAAAACTCTAAATTACAACATTAATCTGCATTTGGTGATGGGAATAGCACTTGCCACATAGTCGCATATTTCCGATTAGTTCCGGGTCTCCCGACTTGCTATAGCCACCAGGGATGATGTGTATGACAGTATTGTAAAAATAAACTGCAAGAGATAATGAGTGGATACAATTCCAAGTTAACAAGTGCAGATTATCATTTGAAGTAATTTATAAACTCACCTTCCTTAGCAGATGTAGAGAAGGTACGTAATATTTTCCCACCTTAAATTTCAGAGGAATTCTCGACTGTCGAATGATAAAAAGCAGATCCCGTGAGATTTTAGGGTCTTTCGCGGTCCATTGAATAGAATAAGCAGCTTCACCTAGGGAATAACTATTTTGTTGACATATTTCGGTCAGCCAATAGCTCAGGGTCATTCCAGCGTGAACACTTATGAGCCAAAAAATTCTCCCCAACGCTTTTGCATATAGTTTATTCGTCAGCATCTACATAAaaaagataataattaattaaattcatctaTCACTAATTTAGATGTATTCTGATGCAACTATTTACCTCTGAAATTAAGAATCCTCCCATGCAACCGTAGACCGCCGATGTAGATAAGGACAGAAGCATAACTATATGAAAGTaatcttccattttttttataaacttcCAAATTTCAAGGTGAAATTCAACGATGCACTTTAAACAATTACATCCCCCTTGCACGTCATCCTTATACCTGTTCCCAGGACCATCCTCTGCTGATGAATGATTGATTCTCCCTTCATATTTCCTCATTCTGTttctcaaaatatttaattgcgcACAACTATGCGACATCAACGCGATGAAGCAAATCGACGTTCCATCAAATGTCATCCAACTCATAGACATTGCAATCAGAGAAGGCAAAGAGCTTAAAATTTTAACGAATGGATTGGATGATACCGATGGATACCAGTAATGACTTGATGAAGCTTGATCCGCCTTAACTATGGGAGCCATCGAAGTTATATTTATATCTGCATGAGAAAGATTATATCAGGACGTTCAGCTGATGATATTTTGATGGGATATCTGCCGGAAAAGCTCGCACTTTGCTCCCCAGTGAGTCGAAGGAAAGTGGCCACTTCCCGGCCTCCGGTGGAAAGTCACCCCCTCGTGCGGAAAGTTGACTTTCCGGGGTGGGAAGCAACTTTCCACTCTCGAGTGATGGTCAACCGGTGGTCGAGGGTGGTCCATCGCTATTTGATTGATAATGAAAGCAATCAAATCGCCATCGATTAGCACTCGACTGTCTGCTCAGGTCGACCCTCAGCGATCGAATAATTAGCAGGACATAGGGACAATGGGGTAGAGGGTATCGGCAGTATCTCACCAACTTACTCAGGAATGATAGAATCTCTGCTGTTGTATATAGTGctacaatttttactgaaaaacgAGCATAGTTATGCATAACTATCGTATCCTCCCCGGATAAAGACGTCGTCCAACTTTCTCGTATTTCCTCCAACATAGACTGAAGAACATTCGATTTGTAGTGAAGAATAATCATACTAGATAGTGCGAAGAGATCATAGATCGAAGCACTGGTATAGACGTATCGATTGTGAGCATTTTGTGTCGTCCGGAACACTCTGATAAGGCGCGGAAGAGCCACAAATGCGAAATATATTGCAATGCGAATGAGAAAcgtaattcgattttttctcccacattcgggccagACCCCAAGAGCTCCAAATATTAACCGAGGAATTCGCGTGACCCACCGATAATTATCATCTCCTGAATACCGATCAAACTGTCGGTTCCATATGCCCCAGGTCCCGGACCATTTTTCCGTATTTCCCTTCCCCATCTTCATTTCATAGGATCAGAATTGAAACTGTTCTTTCATTCGGTTAACAAACCGTTCCGGTGATGTAGATAAATATTAATAGGGTAATCGATTACTTTAGGGTCGTTCATTATCCATAATGATGACTCAACAATTATCGATCATTTAAATTTACAGGTGTCGCGTAAAGTATTGTTCCAGGAAGTGTTAACAAAGCTCATTTGGTTGAAGGGTTTCGTGACAATAATGTAAATAATGATATTGACGACCGGGTATACACTTTGTGGAACGTTATTTATATTGCCTTTTCATTTGATTGTTTATGTACAAAGCCATGtaattttaaactatttttttccctcgagaATTACCGATGTTTATTTGTGGTGCAGCCTCCCCTGAATGTCTGccaataaaatatcaaataatgAAACTCGGGGAGGGCGGAATTGATTGAAGATACTCCGGTCAACATAAACAACTCACTCAAgtttatataatatatgtatatatacacACATTtctaatatatatgtatatatattttatattcattcATAATTTCGTTACACAATAATCAGACAATTAACAGTGCGTCACCGCTCCAGTGAGTGACTCGATCTTCATCCCTTCATCCCCATGACAACCATCATAATTATTctttaaggatttttttctcatcataattataatttaattgtgaTCGAATGCAGTCGAAGCATTGCGCGAACCTCTGCTCATTCCGATGAATTCACGGGGATCAATCATTACATCGATCGATTAATCAAGAGCCAATAGCGGCATCAATCATTGGAACATgtactttatttattcatttctttttttatagTACGTAGGTAATAGTTTTACATCATCTATCTAAACGCTAGTGACAGTAGACGCATATATTCA is a genomic window of Diachasmimorpha longicaudata isolate KC_UGA_2023 chromosome 16, iyDiaLong2, whole genome shotgun sequence containing:
- the LOC135170188 gene encoding uncharacterized protein LOC135170188, with translation MSGLCGIWNRQFDQHSSDDNYRWAMRIPRLVLGALGIWPEMGNSGIKFVICLAIYFVFIVVPRVIIMFDEEEDVRNRFLNISTSVYDISIATIAVLFYCKSHGVRSMLGEVRDIWKSPLSREDTIVLHYYARFSMKILTVYGIIEIVVYLDVLIDINASSLAAIIKGEQWSANHYWYRSVSSNVLINVLWAAACSIAVGLSWIFFDGTLIAYIVLISHTSAQLKMLGNRISKYQGRINHSSDGDTSASMYGGGIECNCLKCIVETQVQIWNFLKKVEDHFQMALLMILFVAILYGCMGGFLAAELLIKQEYVKALVELVWSLTVYVGITLSCWVVDICQENSRSLGEVAYSIQWTTKNPKISRDLLFIIRQSAIPLKLTVGKCYTPSLILVRKSIFTTLSYTSSLLATSNLHTNN
- the LOC135169892 gene encoding uncharacterized protein LOC135169892, translated to MRKYEGRINHSSAEDGPGNRYKDDVQGGCNCLKCIVEFHLEIWKFIKKMEDYFHIVMLLSLSTSAVYGCMGGFLISEMLTNKLYAKALGRIFWLISVHAGMTLSYWLTEICQQNSYSLGEAAYSIQWTAKDPKISRDLLFIIRQSRIPLKFKVGKYYVPSLHLLRKFIFTILSYTSSLVAIASRETRN